From a single Brassica oleracea var. oleracea cultivar TO1000 chromosome C5, BOL, whole genome shotgun sequence genomic region:
- the LOC106294314 gene encoding uncharacterized protein LOC106294314 codes for MADGCALDTEKYSLLEDFNVDVEVEKQEFETFSLCFWVYLLDSTTYPSTIIRQVHSDMSFSAPFLVLDENKKMILLPLTLLHKEAPDPVNTASWTEVPNVSTTAEFPLQRWVHVGCEVSRNYMRLYICGKKVGEKVLTSVMTNGTNSDNVRRVSLFSVGGDGYSVQGFIHCAQVLPSTVHVNNHYTKDPPLWLSVEKPSTCEVDEDGVWSIVGEKASCGMIFSLDVVLSNAIGQPVRKDVQVVASLLYANSGTPVEKTSDLEAPLLVSYDGVEFSAEDKPCTLLNGCASLKLKISQHYSKCDKRLFCIKFEIPNNGSYPFLEAFTNQMRCISRTGGDSVTPKRLSPLVEGVPSRNGASDSSLSMKRIKLGEEKIPESEFEGGNGTSMEWGPQNQDEEEEEEEEEEEDQSSTDSDNTEVRGSMGSRRYTISDSTIFKYCLGNLTERSLIMKEITNNAGDEEVSEFADQVSLYSGCSHHGYQIKMARKLIAEGTNAWILISRNYQNVHWDNVVIEIEEHFMRIANCSSRSLTHQDFELLRRICGCYDYITQENFEKMWCWLFPVATSISRGLINGMWRSCSPKWIEGFVTKEEAEHSLQSQEPGTFILRFPTSRSWPHPDAGSLVVTYVGRDFVIRHRLLAVDHICDSSERYTDAKPLQDMLLAEPELSRLGRIVRSI; via the exons ATGGCGGATGGTTGTGCACTTGACACCGAGAAGTACTCTCTCTTAGAGGATTTCAATGTCGATGTCGAAGTGGAGAAGCAAGAGTTCGAGACGTTCTCTCTCTGCTTCTGGGTTTATCTCTTGGATTCCACCACGTACCCTTCTACAATCATCAGACAG GTTCATTCCGACATGAGTTTTAGTGCGCCTTTCCTGGTGCTAGATGAAAACAAGAAGATGATCCTTTTGCCATTGACACTGCTTCACAAGGAAGCTCCTGACCCTGTAAACACTGCTTCTTGGACCGAGGTTCCTAACGTTTCTACAACTGCTGAGTTTCCTCTTCAAAGATGGGTTCATGTTGGTTGTGAG GTTTCTAGAAACTACATGCGCCTTTATATATGTGGAAAGAAGGTAGGAGAGAAAGTCTTGACTTCTGTAATGACCAATGGCACAAACTCAGATAATGTGCGAAGGGTTTCGCTGTTCAGTGTTGGTGGAGATGGTTATAGCGTTCAAGGTTTCATCCACTGTGCACAAGTTTTACCCTCTACTGTCCATGTAAACAATCATTACACAAAG GACCCACCTCTATGGTTATCTGTTGAGAAGCCATCTACCTGTGAAGTAGATGAAGATGGTGTTTGGAGTATCGTTGGCGAAAAG GCATCTTGCGGGATGATTTTTTCCTTGGATGTTGTTTTATCAAATGCTATTGGACAACCTGTGCGCAAGGATGTGCAG GTTGTGGCTTCTCTACTGTATGCTAATAGCGGGACGCCTGTAGAGAAGACTAGTGACTTGGAGGCTCCCCTTCTTGTAAGCTATGATGGCGTTGAGTTCTCAGCGGAAGATAAACCGTGCACCTTATTGAACGGATGTGCTTCCTTGAAGCTCAAAATATCTCAG CATTATTCCAAGTGTGACAAGAGACTGTTCTGCATCAAATTCGAAATACCGAACAATGGTTCTTACCCGTTCCTAGAAGCTTTTACCAACCAAATGCGTTGCATCTCAAGGACCGGTGGTGATTCTGTTACCCCTAAAAGGTTGAGTCCTTTAGTTGAAGGAGTGCCATCGAGGAATGGAGCTTCAGATAGCTCCTTGTCTATGAAACGAATCAAATTGGGAGAAGAAAAGATTCCTGAGAGCGAG TTTGAGGGTGGAAATGGTACTAGTATGGAATGGGGACCTCAGAACCAGGACGAAGAAGAAGAAGAAGAAGAAGAAGAAGAAGAAGATCAATCTTCAACTGACTCAGACAACACTGAAGTTAGAGGCTCGATGGGTTCTAGAAGATATACAATCTCAGACTCGACGATTTTCAAATACTGCCTTGGAAACTTGACAGAGAGATCTCTTATTATGAAGGAAATCACAAACAACGCAGGGGATGAGGAAGTTTCTGAGTTTGCAGATCAAGTTTCTCTCTACTCCGGCTGCTCCCATCACGG TTATCAAATCAAAATGGCGAGAAAGCTGATAGCAGAAGGAACAAATGCGTGGATTCTGATCTCTCGGAACTATCAAAATGTTCATTGGGACAATGTGGTGATTGAGATTGAAGAACATTTCATGAGAATAGCTAACTGCAGCAGTAGATCTCTCACTCACCAG GATTTTGAGCTACTAAGGAGGATATGTGGATGCTATGATTACATAACTCAAGAGAATTTTGAGAAAATGTGGTGTTGGTTGTTCCCTGTTGCTACTTCTATATCGAGGGGATTGATTAACGGGATGTGGCGCTCTTGTTCGCCTAAATGGATAGAAGGGTTTGTTACTAAAGAAGAGGCGGAACATTCACTTCAAAGTCAAGAACCGGGCACTTTCATCCTCAGGTTCCCTACTTCAAGAAGCTGGCCACATCCTGATGCTGGCTCCTTGGTTGTGACTTACGTTGGTCGTGATTTCGTTATTCGTCATCGATTGCTTGCTGTCGATCACATCTGCGA TTCTAGCGAAAGGTATACAGATGCGAAACCGTTGCAAGATATGCTATTGGCGGAACCTGAGCTATCTCGGCTTGGAAG GATCGTAAGGAGCATTTGA
- the LOC106343305 gene encoding solanesyl diphosphate synthase 2, chloroplastic, which translates to MMMSCRNIDLGTSVLDLMPCGCSSPTSRRIFFGNCSKTVCSIGRRSYGAGNLVFLRRDSGSCRAIPAKPKENALVNGLGEDKTVMINLRQESRKPISLESLFEVVADDLQSLNDNLLSIVGAENPVLISAAEQIFSAGGKRMRPGLVFLVSQATAELAGLKELTVEHRRLAEIIEMIHTASLIHDDVLDESDMRRGKETVHELFGTRVAVLAGDFMFAQASWYLANLENLEVIKLISQVIKDFASGEIKQASSLFDCDVKLDDYLLKSYYKTASLVAASTKGAAIFSSVESEVAEQMYQFGKNLGLSFQVVDDILDFTQSSEQLGKPAANDLAKGNITAPVIFALENEPRLREIIESEFYEPGSLEEAIEMVRSGGGIKRAQELAKEKAELALKNLSCLPRSGFRSALEDMVMFNLERID; encoded by the exons ATGATGATGTCTTGTCGGAATATAGACTTGGGTACGAGTGTTCTTGATCTGATGCCATGCGGGTGCTCTTCTCCTACAAGTCGTCGAATCTTCTTTGGGAACTGTTCGAAGACTGTTTGTAGTATTGGTAGAAGAAGCTACGGTGCTGGAAACTTGGTATTTCTCCGGCGAGATTCAGGGAGCTGCAGAGCGATTCCGGCGAAACCCAAGGAGAATGCTCTGGTCAATG GTCTCGGTGAAGATAAAACAGTGATGATCAATCTGAGGCAAGAGTCACGAAAGCCAATATCTTTGGAGAGTCTGTTTGAAGTAGTGGCTGATGATCTACAGAGTTTGAACGACAATCTTCTCTCG ATTGTTGGTGCAGAAAACCCGGTTCTGATATCTGCGGCTGAGCAAATATTCAGTGCTGGTGGTAAGAGAATGAGACCCGGTTTGGTCTTCCTCGTATCACAAGCCACTGCGGAACTAGCTGGCCTAAA GGAGCTTACGGTAGAGCATCGGCGTTTAGCTGAGATCATTGAGATGATTCACACGGCAAGTTTAATACATGACGATGTCTTAGACGAAAGTGATATGCGAAGAG GAAAGGAAACTGTTCACGAGCTCTTTGGAACAAGAGTAGCTGTGCTAGCTGGTGATTTCATGTTTGCTCAAGCATCATGGTACTTGGCTAATCTTGAGAACCTAGAAGTCATTAAGCTCATAAGTCAG GTGATCAAAGACTTTGCAAGCGGTGAGATAAAGCAAGCATCGAGTTTATTCGACTGTGACGTCAAGCTCGATGACTACTTACTCAAGAGTTACTACAAGACAGCTTCATTAGTAGCTGCAAGCACCAAAGGAGCTGCAATATTCAGTAGCGTCGAAAGCGAAGTAGCAGAGCAAATGTATCAGTTCGGGAAAAATCTTGGATTATCTTTCCAAGTAGTTGATGACATTTTGGACTTTACTCAATCCTCAGAACAGCTAGGGAAGCCTGCAGCAAATGATTTGGCCAAAGGTAACATAACGGCGCCAGTGATCTTCGCCCTAGAGAATGAGCCGAGGCTAAGAGAGATCATTGAGTCTGAGTTTTACGAGCCTGGATCGCTTGAAGAAGCGATTGAAATGGTTAGAAGTGGTGGTGGGATCAAGAGAGCTCAAGAATTGGCCAAGGAGAAAGCAGAACTTGCTTTGAAGAACTTGAGTTGTCTTCCTAGAAGTGGTTTCAGATCAGCTCTGGAGGATATGGTGATGTTTAATCTTGAAAGGATTGATTAG